Proteins encoded in a region of the candidate division WOR-1 bacterium RIFOXYB2_FULL_36_35 genome:
- a CDS encoding glutamine-hydrolyzing GMP synthase, which translates to MEKKHDLIVVLDFGAQYSLLIARRVRECNVYCEVLPYDTPISELKKRDVKGIILSGGPASVYEASAPMPDINLIKSGIPILGICYGLQLIAKDFGGEVKPETKREYGKTPITIDDESNLFAGLPKETGVWMSHGDSVLKMPEGFKSLAHTANTPNAAIGNHDKKIYGVQFHPEVVHTPKGIEIIKNFTYVVCSCKPTWTTKNFIERALEKIKTTIGKERILCALSGGVDSTTVAALVHKAVGEQLTCMFIDQGFMRKNEAQKIKKLFTEKFQINFIHIDASERFFAKLKGITDPEEKRHRIGNEFIRVFEEEAKKLGDLPFLAQGTLYPDVIESAAPGTGTSKKAARIKTHHNVGGLPKDIKFKLIEPLRKLFKDEVRALGSELGVPEEIISRQPFPGPGLAIRIIGEVTPERVKILQEVDDIVVSEIKTAGFYKKVWQSFGVLLPIRTVGVMGDKRTYLNTVAIRAVSSTDAMTADWAQLPYDLLEKISNRIINETPEINRVVYDISSKPPATIEWE; encoded by the coding sequence ATGGAAAAAAAACATGACTTGATAGTAGTCCTCGATTTTGGCGCACAGTATTCACTCCTTATTGCTCGTCGTGTTCGTGAATGTAACGTCTATTGTGAGGTGCTGCCATACGACACACCGATTTCTGAACTTAAAAAAAGAGATGTAAAAGGAATTATTCTTTCCGGCGGGCCCGCATCTGTTTATGAAGCTTCCGCCCCTATGCCTGATATTAATCTTATTAAAAGCGGAATACCGATTCTGGGGATATGTTACGGGCTTCAGCTTATAGCAAAAGATTTTGGTGGGGAGGTAAAACCGGAGACAAAGCGCGAATATGGTAAAACCCCTATTACAATAGACGACGAATCAAACCTTTTTGCGGGGCTACCAAAAGAGACTGGGGTCTGGATGAGTCATGGTGATTCGGTGCTTAAAATGCCCGAGGGTTTTAAGAGTCTTGCTCATACGGCAAATACTCCAAATGCCGCAATCGGCAATCACGACAAAAAAATTTATGGCGTCCAATTCCATCCGGAAGTAGTCCATACTCCAAAAGGGATTGAAATAATTAAAAATTTCACCTATGTTGTTTGCAGTTGTAAACCCACTTGGACAACAAAGAATTTTATAGAGAGAGCTCTTGAAAAGATAAAAACAACAATAGGAAAAGAGAGAATCCTTTGCGCTCTTTCAGGAGGCGTTGACTCTACAACCGTTGCAGCGCTTGTCCATAAAGCTGTTGGAGAACAATTAACATGTATGTTTATTGACCAGGGTTTTATGCGCAAAAATGAGGCTCAAAAAATAAAAAAGCTTTTTACGGAAAAGTTTCAGATAAACTTTATTCATATAGACGCCTCAGAAAGATTTTTTGCAAAGCTCAAAGGGATAACCGACCCTGAAGAAAAGAGACACAGGATAGGAAATGAATTTATAAGGGTTTTTGAAGAAGAAGCAAAAAAACTGGGAGATCTCCCTTTTTTGGCACAAGGAACGCTCTATCCTGATGTTATTGAATCTGCCGCTCCCGGAACCGGAACATCAAAAAAGGCAGCTAGAATTAAAACACACCACAATGTTGGAGGTCTTCCAAAAGATATAAAGTTTAAGCTGATAGAACCTCTAAGAAAACTCTTTAAAGATGAAGTAAGAGCTCTTGGAAGTGAACTTGGCGTTCCGGAAGAGATTATCTCCCGCCAGCCTTTTCCCGGTCCCGGTCTTGCTATAAGGATTATCGGGGAAGTAACGCCCGAAAGAGTTAAAATCTTGCAAGAAGTCGATGATATTGTAGTTTCAGAGATAAAAACAGCCGGTTTTTACAAAAAAGTATGGCAGTCTTTCGGAGTTCTTCTCCCCATTAGAACCGTCGGCGTTATGGGCGATAAACGAACTTATCTTAATACGGTGGCTATTCGCGCTGTTTCGTCAACTGATGCGATGACTGCTGATTGGGCCCAACTGCCATATGATCTTTTAGAAAAAATTTCAAACAGAATAATAAATGAAACTCCGGAAATTAATCGTGTCGTATATGATATATCTTCCAAACCGCCTGCCACAATCGAATGGGAGTAA
- a CDS encoding inosine 5-monophosphate dehydrogenase, translating into MTNFELGRGRSVRRVYGFDEISLVPSIVTINPDDTDVSWELAEKKFKIPIIASAMDSVVSPKMAVELTNLGTFGPLNLQGVWTRYENAEKILDQIAAVEKDEYVALMQKLYEEPIKKELIIKRIKQIKENGGFAAASSIPQQATEFGKIVKDSGADMFVLQSTVISTKHKSQSSPPLDLKKFCEEIKIPVIVGNCVTYEVALTLMGTGVKGVMVGIGPGAACTSRGVLGVGVPMATAIADCAAARDSFYKENGIYVPIIADGGLVSGGDICKAIACGADAVMTGSQIAKSREAPGRGFHWGMATPNATLPRGSRIKVGTLGTLKEILYGPAKHDDGSMNLIGALKTSMGTLGAENLKEMQKIQIAIAPSILTEGKVYQKAQQLGMYK; encoded by the coding sequence ATGACAAATTTTGAATTGGGAAGAGGAAGATCGGTTCGCAGGGTATACGGTTTTGATGAAATATCTCTTGTCCCATCGATTGTAACAATAAATCCTGACGACACAGATGTATCATGGGAACTAGCAGAAAAGAAATTTAAAATTCCCATCATTGCCTCCGCTATGGATTCTGTTGTCAGCCCTAAAATGGCAGTAGAATTAACCAATCTAGGGACATTTGGACCTCTTAATCTTCAGGGAGTCTGGACAAGATATGAAAATGCGGAAAAAATATTAGATCAAATCGCCGCAGTCGAAAAAGATGAATATGTGGCGCTTATGCAAAAGCTTTACGAAGAACCTATAAAAAAAGAATTGATTATTAAAAGAATAAAACAAATTAAAGAAAACGGAGGATTTGCTGCTGCATCATCCATCCCTCAACAAGCAACAGAGTTTGGAAAAATCGTAAAGGATTCAGGGGCAGATATGTTTGTCCTCCAATCAACTGTAATTTCCACAAAACACAAATCACAATCGTCGCCCCCGTTAGATTTAAAAAAATTCTGTGAAGAGATAAAAATTCCTGTAATAGTAGGCAACTGCGTAACTTATGAAGTAGCTCTAACTCTTATGGGAACAGGCGTTAAAGGTGTCATGGTAGGCATAGGCCCCGGAGCAGCCTGCACCTCACGAGGGGTCTTGGGAGTCGGAGTTCCAATGGCAACAGCAATAGCAGATTGCGCAGCCGCAAGAGATTCTTTTTATAAAGAAAACGGAATTTATGTCCCTATAATTGCCGACGGGGGTTTGGTTTCCGGAGGGGATATTTGCAAAGCGATTGCATGTGGAGCAGATGCCGTAATGACGGGATCTCAAATAGCAAAATCAAGAGAAGCTCCAGGCCGCGGATTTCACTGGGGAATGGCGACTCCAAATGCCACCCTCCCCCGCGGATCAAGAATAAAAGTTGGAACTTTAGGAACATTAAAAGAGATACTCTATGGTCCCGCAAAACATGATGACGGATCAATGAATTTAATAGGGGCATTAAAAACCTCAATGGGAACTCTTGGCGCTGAAAACTTAAAAGAGATGCAAAAAATTCAAATTGCAATTGCCCCGTCAATTTTAACAGAAGGTAAAGTTTATCAAAAAGCACAACAACTTGGTATGTATAAATAA
- a CDS encoding rod shape-determining protein (functions in MreBCD complex in some organisms), protein MGLYDAIFGKFSRDLGIDLGTATTLVFARGEGIILCEPSVVALDKNTNKILAIGNEAKGMLGRTPGNIVAVRPMRDGVIADFEVTEMMLRHFINKSHNRSTFVRPRIVVGVPSGITGVEKRAVLDAAMHAGAREAYLVEEPMAAAIGANLPVSEAAGSMIVDIGGGTTEVAVLALGGIVVSKSIRVAGDEMDEAIVAHCRKNYNLLIGERTAEQIKIDIGSAYPLAEEKTVEVRGRDLVTGLPKTLTLTSSEIRDALAEPVATVVDAVRMTLEKTPPELASDIMDRGIVMAGGGSLLRGLDKHLSQETDMSVYVVDDPVSCVAYGTGKILEEIDTLKRVLMMPKKGS, encoded by the coding sequence ATGGGTCTTTATGATGCTATTTTTGGTAAGTTTTCAAGAGATTTGGGCATTGATTTGGGGACTGCGACTACACTTGTCTTTGCCAGAGGTGAAGGGATTATTTTATGTGAACCCAGTGTAGTGGCATTAGATAAAAATACCAATAAGATTTTAGCCATTGGAAATGAAGCGAAAGGGATGTTAGGAAGAACTCCCGGGAACATTGTCGCTGTTCGCCCCATGAGAGATGGTGTTATTGCTGATTTTGAAGTTACGGAGATGATGCTTAGACATTTTATAAACAAGAGCCACAACAGATCAACTTTTGTAAGGCCTCGTATAGTGGTTGGTGTCCCTTCGGGTATTACGGGAGTTGAAAAGAGAGCAGTTCTTGATGCTGCCATGCATGCTGGAGCTAGAGAAGCTTATTTAGTAGAAGAGCCTATGGCGGCTGCAATTGGAGCCAACCTTCCCGTTTCTGAGGCGGCAGGTTCTATGATAGTAGATATAGGGGGCGGAACTACTGAAGTTGCTGTTTTAGCTTTAGGTGGGATTGTTGTCAGTAAATCTATTCGTGTTGCGGGCGATGAAATGGACGAAGCGATAGTAGCCCATTGCCGTAAAAACTATAATTTACTTATAGGCGAGAGGACCGCTGAACAGATTAAGATTGATATTGGCTCTGCCTACCCATTGGCAGAAGAAAAAACCGTTGAAGTAAGAGGGCGGGATTTGGTTACGGGACTTCCAAAAACGTTAACATTGACTTCATCGGAGATAAGAGATGCTCTTGCAGAACCTGTTGCCACTGTTGTTGATGCTGTTAGAATGACTCTTGAAAAAACACCTCCTGAACTTGCCTCTGATATAATGGACAGGGGGATTGTAATGGCTGGAGGGGGGTCTCTTCTTAGGGGGCTTGATAAACACCTTTCGCAGGAAACTGATATGTCTGTTTATGTTGTGGATGATCCTGTTTCTTGTGTTGCTTATGGCACAGGGAAAATTTTGGAAGAGATAGATACTTTAAAAAGAGTTTTGATGATGCCTAAAAAAGGGTCGTAA